Part of the Quercus robur chromosome 5, dhQueRobu3.1, whole genome shotgun sequence genome, GACACGAATGTGACACGACTTATTTCAACCAGCTTAATATTAAATAAGTTGGGATGATACAAATTCAATCTATTTAACCGGCTTAAAGAAAACATTTGTTTAATCttgttataaatttaataaagaagAAGTTTAATACAAACTCATAAcatcaaaatatttattaaccatacaatttgaaatttaataataatatcaaacacttaaaacacatcgtccaaAAGAAGTGTATACACTtcaatccaaattcaaaataacataatttaacaaaaatataacatccaCATAATTCGACAAATGCTAAGTGTGCgagtaaaaaaaatgaaaaatcaactTAACTCGTGACACAACTAATTTGTATTATGGGCTAATGATAATCTACAATGGAAGATTTGAATAAGAATAAGCATCTACATAAAAACCATGTAAAAAGATTATATTACTCAAGTATGTGTAAGGTGTTACAATTTTCCTCTCAAGAACAAGCTCGTGAAGGTGCTCTAaagctctctttttctctctatgaTTCTCACTCTAGGTCctcagtaattttttttttgtgtcccCCTCTTCTACCCTTATCCTCCCTTATATTTGCCCTACTTCTAGCTCTAGGATGTGTTGCCCCTATAAAGCTGGAGATTTTTCTCTCCCATCAGGCTTTTCCTTCCTTAATTTTATGCTGAATAGACTTTTAGGGCTCTTTGCATTATTCAGGCTAGTTATTCAGTAATAAATGGGATTGTGCTAGGCAGGTGAGCTtcattaatgtggaaatgacTGTAGCTTTATCATGAAGGTTCAGCAAGCTTCCTTGAACAATCCCGTACATTCCAATATTCTTCCTTGAAAGCTTGGTAGGTGCTTTGTCTTTGTCAGCTTGATAAGAGTCTTGTCTTCGAATGAGGTCCTTGGTGAGTTTCATCCTCGGATCCAAGGTGACAtattgtctgatctgctgtccGAGGTTGGTCTCTTTTAGTATGGCTAGTCCTTAAAGTGGGCTAGCCTGGATTGGGCTTATTTCACTCATGGCCCAATGTTATTTGGGCCCAAAAAATGATCTCCCTACactaagtataaaaaatataacataatttatgtctcttttttttttttttttttttttttttttttttttatgtttaaaatatttgttgtatataaaaggtatttgaaaatttgaaaataaaatgaatatttatttgttatacaagTTAAATTGGTTATGTTAACTAGGTCATTTCGAGTTAAcataaataaattgacatgtcaaATGTGTTAATTGCGGGTCACAAAGGTTAACCCGCTTATGATATGTTTCTTATCGAATCGTTTATAGTAATACttatttatgacccaaacccactAAGATTCAACCTAACCCGTAAAAACCATGTCAAATTCATGTCGTATTCGCGGATCTTgtcaaacattgacacccctaaaaGCATCTACCAGGAGTCCCTAAAAAATTGCGGCCAACAAAACATGTTGCAAGTAGCTAAAAATAATTGTTGAATCTCAGGTATAAATAAGGCTAGCATTCTAAAGAATGGACACACTTTCACTCATATATTCACTTGTCATTCTAATTTTTGGTTATAGTTTGCCTGGTGTTGTTTCATTGTAGTTTAATTTGTTGCAAGTTGATTTGTGTAATTTTAGTTGTGGATGGTAGTTTATTTTCATTAGGTTTAGCCCTAAACTTTAATGTCTTATCtttagatttaaaaatattaaactcTTCTTCAAGATATCCctttgtaaaaaattgacaaagaaaaaaacaaaggcaATAAAAAACCAGAAAACTCTATGAGGGATGCTCAAGATAGCGTTTGCAATTCAATTGAAGACATTAATCTTCAACACTcgcagaaaattaaaaagacaaaaaacaaatgttttctctttttctcactTGAAGTTTTTAGCTaaccaaaccaaacacaaacaagtttgtttatttattgctactatTTGGGTATCTATGATTAtttgcttcaatttttatttacttacaaTTTTTTCGGCCTTAGATCAGTTAGATGTCCATGGAGATTATTTCACCATTGGAGACTATTTGATTGGCTAACTGAATCATTGCAAACTTTAAAGCAGTTAATGACAAAGTAGCTTCGGTTCTTTTTGGTGGTTTGATTCTAATTTTACATCTGCAGATGATGCAGCATGGCTTGCATTTATACAGTCTAACAGTCCAGTTTTGTGATTTATTTGATGATCTTTAGTTggtttttttcaattttattttccagaaaattatgacactaaatcacaaaaaaaaaaaaaaaaaagaagcgcCTTCAAGATAACAAATCAGTGTAATTTAGTTACTATTcccataaaaacaaaaaaattttgtaatttagttACTTATTACATAGTACATGtactttcattttattgctaGTTGTTTTTATTGccatcaaagattcaaaatcaCAACATATTGCCTCCAATTAATTAGACTCCTCTTCTTTGAGGCAAATTCAAACATACCATCCTTAAACACAAAGTCAAATTATCTCACGTCGATTCATCGAGGCTAACCGCGTTATAACAAGATCACATCAATGCATGATTTCTAGAGTGTGTAACCAAattggataaataaataaatatagagagttaataagtgaaaaaagaacaaaaaagaaaacagaaaaattgttaaaatgcGTTCCATCTTACATTATGTCATATTTAATAATATGGTTtaaaaatgatattgttaaaaTAACCACAAATTGTCATTTTGTTTAAGCATTTTCTGCTTGTCTCTAAAAATGGGTTTATAGTTTAAATTGaaaaggttatatatatatatatatattaaaaaattaaggttAAAGTTAACATTTCTATTTTAGATAAAGAAGATAGAAAGACATAAGTGGGGGAAAAATTCTCAAAACTGAAAAcgtttttggttttggatttcAGACTGAtcaaaattttaggaattttagATCCGCATCTACTTGACTTGGCGCTGAAGAGGCAATTGATGAACCCACAAACTCCAACTCTGGTGAGACCACCAACTACACCGTCTAGTTCGATACTCTCTCCCTCTTAATCGGTTGCAAGTTTGCAACAAtttgctttaaatttttattttttttgtcacgTGACAAGAATATAAAGTTGATGTACTatattaactaaaaataaaaagttcaaaatgCGTTTGAGCATTTTTCCCATGATAAATGATTGACAGTGTGTGCTAGTCAACAGCCCACATGATGCAtgaatgaataataataataataaaataaaacccggAAAATTAAACAACCTCAAAATTGTTGTAGGAAATGTGGAATGTTGTATGGAACAAATGGACACGAAAAAGATATTAACgtttacaaaaaaagaaagatacgcAAGTATTCACTTAATTCCTAGAATACTACAAACAATACCTAGCGCCACATCAAAAACCTGAACTGTATAGAATAGAATAGATCAATTAATCACTGTTGAAAACctaagtaccaaaaaaaaaaaaaaaaaaattaaatgcaaggaCATTTGATCTACCTACAAAATGAAATTGAGACCTAAACCTAGACTTCCATTTTCACAATTGCTTTAGAAATCTCAGGTGTTGCTGTTGTATTTGTTGTTGATGGTGATAATCCACACTGAAGCCAATCTTTGGCACAAATAAGGGCCTCAAGTGTCATGGGACCCAATGAATTCCTGTAGTTATCCATCTTTCTTAATTCAGTGTCAAACACAGAATCAGGGCCAACAGTACATACTGGTATTGACAAAATATCAGAAGCCATTCTTGATAGAGTTGGGTACttcaatttatttagtttccACCAACCTAAAATGTCAAACTCATGTTCCCGAGGCAGAAGAGACTCTTCCAAGTATTGATCTAGCTCCGACTTCATATGCTGGCTACTTGTAATCTCATTGATATAGATTTCAAAATCCGAGAGCCCATCCACAGTAGAAACAAGGTTTCCTTCTTGAAATCCATCTTGTGATGTCTCTGTTTTGATGACACCCTCATTTCCTTCTTCAAGTGCCGGTAACGGAAGTGCTTGAGCAATATATTCTAGAAAGAGTTCATGAACACTATCATTAACAGCCCTAATCCATGGTTCAGCATGCTCATCATACATCTTGTTAAAGTTGAACTCCACAAGCTTCATTTTGAACCTTGGATCCAAAACTACAGCTATCGCTAAAACCAGATAGCAGTCTTTCCaatatttatcaaatttttcttgcAACGGTCTGATCAAGTTACTGACAAAGGGATCCTCGCTCATGGCTGCATGTGTCAGCTCTATATGAATTTTTGACACTTCATGGAAGAATGTATTAGTGGCCGGGTACCTTAGGTCAGTTAAAATGAGAGCTGCATCGAACAAATGCTTCAAGTATGTGCAGAGAGTTTCTACCTGCTTCCACTCCTCCATTGATGGAGCTATCTTGTAATCAGGATCAACGGTATCCAAGCAACTAAAAACTTCCTTCAATTCACATGCAGCTACTAGCATGTGATAAGTTGTGTTCCACATAGTTTGATCATCAACTAAAAGGTTTTTTGAGCTAGGGACTCGAAGCTGTTGCTTCAGCTCGATAAATTTATCTTCATGTGATTCTGAAGTTTTCACATACTTGACACTGTCACGAATTTTTTGGATCGTCTCCCTCATTACCCCTAGTGCATCTTGTGCGAGACGACTGAGAACACGAGCATAGCAATTCCCTATTAATAACTGACCATTGAGCATGAATGGGTTCCTGACAGAAAGAAGGCCTCTTAGATTTCCAATTACAGTTTCATTTGATAAGGATTGATCAACTGTGAGGGTAAACAACCGGCCCTCCAAATGCCAATCAGATAGGCAAGCCATAACAGCTTGATTGAATGCATAATCTGACTCAGGAGAAGGAACCGTAACAACATTAAGGATCCGGCGCTGTAGATTCCAATCGGCATCAATGAAATGACCTGTTAGAAACACATAGCCTAAAGTTTGATTTGACGTCCATAAATCCAATGTAAGACTGACATTTCCATGAATGCCACTTAAAAGATTCAGGAGGTTTTGTTTCTCCGTCAGGTACACATCCACACATTCCCCTTGAACAGTATCAAAGCTCAACATACTGAACTGAGGTTGCAGAGACCGGACAAAGTCACTGAAACCAGAATGTTCAACAATGTGAAGTGGATATTCGTGCAGAATGACCATCTTAGCAATCTCACGGTTGCAGCGGTCCTGATCAAAAGTGATTCTTGCAGCTCCTTGGCTTACTCTCTGGCGTTTTTTTGGTGGATCAGTTGCAGTTCCTGGACCACCAGTTCTGGAGCCTGGTGTATCTGGCACTTGCAGATTTCTCTGGCGAAATACTGGGCAGATTCCCAAGGAAATATGCCGTTTGAGGTGGCTGGTGCCTGCAAGCTTTGAGCCAGAGATGTAAGCGAAAGATTTTTTGCATAGCTTACAGCATGCCCTAGTACATCCAGGTCCAACAGTTTCTAAGGTGAAGTGCTCCCAGACAATAGACTTCTTTCTCCTACGCTTATTAGGCTGTGCTTCTAAACAGAGTGGTTCATAGATATCAGTCGGGGTAATAGGGTCAACTATCTCCATTGAAGGTGTAGTCCTAAAAAGAAATAAGGATGAAGCATTAGAAAGTGCATAAGTAAGTGGATAATCCAGCCAAGAACTATCCATTTGGTgtaaaatatgtataatttcTATCCATTGAATAAAGAggaaaatttggaatttaaaaACTATGGTGGACTTTGAAAAGGCTGTTCAATAACAACCATAACAAACCAAGATTTCATGTGCCAAAGGACTGCCTTATCCCATTGAGACTTAAGTGAAGTAAAAATCTAAACAACTGTGCCACATTTCAAAGTATAAGGAATTGGTGTGTTTATAGTGAGTGCTCCATCTACTAAGGTATATACAATCAAATGATTCATATTTGGCTTCCCATGTGAACATATCAAAATGAGTGTTACCCTAAATTGTCCTTCAATTAGTGTTTCTGATTATTGCATCCTATTAAACAATGATAATCACAAATCAAGTATCTTAAACTAAAATCCAAAGCTCCCATTGTGGAACATCAGTGATGTAACAACTACAAGTACATCCAATGGATTTCAAGGATCTTTTGTCAACAACCCAGTGCAATTGACAGAAGCAAAACAAGCACTTTTCCTTTTCCTCAAAAGTGAAGGCTCAGACAgaacataagcatataaaaAGATGAATCAACACTTGGGAATATTTTTGCAAACAAATAGCTCAGTTACTTATAAAAAAGTGGCATGTTATATAAAGTGTATGTTCAGTTACTATTTGGACTCGTGTACAACAAGTTATATAATGTCTGGTGCTGGGAAAAAAATGGCCGGTGTAAGAATATGTATTGGGAAAGAGGCCAGAGATGTAGGGGAATACAAAATTCAGTGAATATAAGGTGTGCAACTTTGATAATCCAAGTGtagaaaaaattggaaatagtaaaaacatataaaaaggGTATACCAGGTGCATAGAAATATAGAAACAAACCACAAGAGCATTTTTCT contains:
- the LOC126725717 gene encoding zinc finger BED domain-containing protein DAYSLEEPER-like isoform X2 — encoded protein: MEIVDPITPTDIYEPLCLEAQPNKRRRKKSIVWEHFTLETVGPGCTRACCKLCKKSFAYISGSKLAGTSHLKRHISLGICPVFRQRNLQVPDTPGSRTGGPGTATDPPKKRQRVSQGAARITFDQDRCNREIAKMVILHEYPLHIVEHSGFSDFVRSLQPQFSMLSFDTVQGECVDVYLTEKQNLLNLLSGIHGNVSLTLDLWTSNQTLGYVFLTGHFIDADWNLQRRILNVVTVPSPESDYAFNQAVMACLSDWHLEGRLFTLTVDQSLSNETVIGNLRGLLSVRNPFMLNGQLLIGNCYARVLSRLAQDALGVMRETIQKIRDSVKYVKTSESHEDKFIELKQQLRVPSSKNLLVDDQTMWNTTYHMLVAACELKEVFSCLDTVDPDYKIAPSMEEWKQVETLCTYLKHLFDAALILTDLRYPATNTFFHEVSKIHIELTHAAMSEDPFVSNLIRPLQEKFDKYWKDCYLVLAIAVVLDPRFKMKLVEFNFNKMYDEHAEPWIRAVNDSVHELFLEYIAQALPLPALEEGNEGVIKTETSQDGFQEGNLVSTVDGLSDFEIYINEITSSQHMKSELDQYLEESLLPREHEFDILGWWKLNKLKYPTLSRMASDILSIPVCTVGPDSVFDTELRKMDNYRNSLGPMTLEALICAKDWLQCGLSPSTTNTTATPEISKAIVKMEV
- the LOC126725717 gene encoding zinc finger BED domain-containing protein DAYSLEEPER-like isoform X1 → MDMLLFRTTPSMEIVDPITPTDIYEPLCLEAQPNKRRRKKSIVWEHFTLETVGPGCTRACCKLCKKSFAYISGSKLAGTSHLKRHISLGICPVFRQRNLQVPDTPGSRTGGPGTATDPPKKRQRVSQGAARITFDQDRCNREIAKMVILHEYPLHIVEHSGFSDFVRSLQPQFSMLSFDTVQGECVDVYLTEKQNLLNLLSGIHGNVSLTLDLWTSNQTLGYVFLTGHFIDADWNLQRRILNVVTVPSPESDYAFNQAVMACLSDWHLEGRLFTLTVDQSLSNETVIGNLRGLLSVRNPFMLNGQLLIGNCYARVLSRLAQDALGVMRETIQKIRDSVKYVKTSESHEDKFIELKQQLRVPSSKNLLVDDQTMWNTTYHMLVAACELKEVFSCLDTVDPDYKIAPSMEEWKQVETLCTYLKHLFDAALILTDLRYPATNTFFHEVSKIHIELTHAAMSEDPFVSNLIRPLQEKFDKYWKDCYLVLAIAVVLDPRFKMKLVEFNFNKMYDEHAEPWIRAVNDSVHELFLEYIAQALPLPALEEGNEGVIKTETSQDGFQEGNLVSTVDGLSDFEIYINEITSSQHMKSELDQYLEESLLPREHEFDILGWWKLNKLKYPTLSRMASDILSIPVCTVGPDSVFDTELRKMDNYRNSLGPMTLEALICAKDWLQCGLSPSTTNTTATPEISKAIVKMEV